One stretch of Lacimicrobium alkaliphilum DNA includes these proteins:
- a CDS encoding Sec-independent protein translocase subunit TatA/TatB, which yields MFDLSWIELLFCAALALIVIGPRDLPKLFQAGGRLVAKSRKMYKDVLGNMKQLEREVDIASGNSSEKQNWREYLPEEVRHLPADFIPGSMTAEQHQQRHLQASQQVTPSTGESPETAQQCNTSSSSSNNTAQVDPSQKPDAQGTSQP from the coding sequence ATGTTTGATCTAAGCTGGATTGAGTTGCTGTTCTGTGCGGCACTGGCGTTAATTGTTATTGGACCCAGAGATCTGCCCAAATTGTTTCAGGCCGGTGGCCGACTAGTAGCCAAAAGCCGGAAAATGTATAAAGACGTGCTCGGCAATATGAAGCAACTGGAACGGGAAGTGGATATTGCCTCAGGTAACAGCAGCGAAAAACAGAACTGGCGGGAATATTTACCGGAAGAAGTGCGTCACCTGCCCGCTGACTTTATCCCCGGCTCAATGACAGCAGAGCAGCATCAGCAGCGACACCTGCAGGCATCACAGCAAGTCACACCATCAACAGGCGAGTCCCCAGAAACAGCGCAACAATGCAATACCAGTAGCAGTAGCAGTAACAATACAGCGCAAGTCGATCCTTCTCAAAAACCTGATGCACAAGGTACATCTCAGCCATGA
- the tatC gene encoding twin-arginine translocase subunit TatC: MTEKDLNLSKAPLLSHLIELRRRLLYCLAFFTLMFIASYFFASQIYAFLQQPLLEIFGPDSGRRMIYTGLHEAFFTYLKLSFFSATFFTLPLMLIQIWRFIAPGLYIHEQHSVSLLLVMTPILFVAGAALAFYVVMPLAWEFFISFESPAKEAAISVELEAKISEYLGLVIKLILAFGLSFELPILLLVMAKAGLVSAQSLAGFRRHAIVVIFLLAALITPPDLISQIALGLPVFALYELSILLIRWTRSDYSRQKNSQSDQAARY; the protein is encoded by the coding sequence ATGACCGAAAAGGATTTAAACCTGTCCAAAGCGCCTCTTCTTAGTCACCTTATCGAATTGCGGCGCAGACTGCTTTATTGCCTGGCTTTCTTTACGTTAATGTTTATCGCTTCGTATTTTTTTGCCAGCCAGATTTACGCATTTTTGCAACAGCCTCTGTTAGAAATTTTCGGGCCCGACAGCGGCAGAAGAATGATCTATACCGGGCTGCATGAAGCCTTCTTTACCTATCTGAAACTGTCGTTTTTCAGTGCTACTTTTTTTACCCTGCCGCTGATGCTGATCCAGATATGGCGTTTTATCGCACCAGGCCTTTACATACACGAACAGCACAGCGTTTCACTACTGCTTGTCATGACCCCGATACTCTTTGTGGCCGGGGCTGCACTGGCCTTTTATGTGGTCATGCCACTGGCCTGGGAGTTCTTTATCAGTTTTGAAAGTCCCGCCAAAGAAGCGGCTATCAGCGTCGAACTTGAGGCCAAGATCAGTGAGTATCTGGGCCTGGTAATTAAACTGATTCTTGCCTTTGGCCTGAGCTTTGAGTTACCCATTTTGCTGTTGGTGATGGCCAAAGCAGGACTGGTCTCAGCGCAGAGCCTGGCCGGTTTTCGCCGCCATGCCATTGTGGTAATTTTTCTGCTGGCGGCATTGATTACCCCGCCGGATCTGATTTCACAAATCGCCCTCGGGCTGCCGGTATTTGCCTTGTATGAGCTGTCTATTCTGCTGATTCGCTGGACCCGGTCAGACTATTCCCGGCAGAAAAACTCGCAGTCGGATCAGGCTGCCCGCTACTGA
- a CDS encoding helix-turn-helix transcriptional regulator: protein MEMELNKDTLKNQRDSRAWSQTQLAEVSGLSLRTIQRVEKTGVASQETAKSLAAVYECSITELVAKNQLPRVEGKFAFSKMSPKAKVIHLLVLLPALSVAFYLYWIGHNATAWVDILRDSVFSSSISDDRQDKISFLIVALVVGLPSLVPGYIYDYINKQCAFD from the coding sequence ATGGAAATGGAATTAAATAAAGATACGTTAAAAAATCAACGAGACAGCAGAGCCTGGAGTCAGACCCAGTTAGCTGAGGTATCGGGATTGAGCTTGAGAACCATTCAGCGAGTTGAAAAAACAGGTGTTGCATCGCAAGAAACAGCCAAATCTTTAGCTGCTGTCTATGAGTGCTCTATCACGGAATTGGTGGCGAAAAATCAGCTTCCACGGGTGGAAGGTAAGTTTGCTTTTAGCAAAATGAGCCCAAAGGCCAAGGTTATTCATCTTTTGGTGTTATTGCCTGCTCTTTCTGTTGCTTTCTATCTGTACTGGATTGGTCACAATGCCACTGCCTGGGTAGACATACTGAGAGATTCGGTTTTTAGCAGCTCTATATCAGACGATAGGCAAGACAAAATCAGCTTTTTAATAGTGGCTTTAGTTGTTGGTTTACCGTCGTTAGTCCCCGGGTATATTTATGATTATATTAATAAACAGTGTGCATTTGATTAA
- a CDS encoding hemerythrin domain-containing protein, producing MHKFITDFFNTNHQALELLFIAYRRHKARDGVYARQLFDKFKAGMQEHIGWEENLLLPALESANRKSFPTDKARAEHQQVMQQINWIEGLLDKGVDTSQDDLSLEYMLNDHFENDEFNLYPVCDRVLSDDDTAKILMAIY from the coding sequence ATGCATAAATTTATTACGGACTTTTTTAATACCAATCATCAGGCACTGGAGCTGTTGTTTATTGCCTATCGTCGTCATAAAGCCCGCGATGGGGTCTACGCCCGTCAGTTGTTTGATAAATTCAAAGCCGGTATGCAGGAACATATTGGCTGGGAAGAAAATCTGCTGCTACCGGCACTGGAAAGCGCAAACCGCAAGAGCTTCCCCACTGACAAAGCCCGGGCTGAGCATCAACAGGTAATGCAACAGATAAACTGGATTGAGGGCCTGCTGGACAAAGGCGTTGACACCTCTCAGGATGATCTGTCGCTGGAATATATGCTCAATGATCATTTTGAAAATGATGAATTCAACCTGTATCCGGTCTGTGACAGAGTGCTGTCTGACGACGATACGGCGAAGATACTGATGGCGATTTACTAG
- a CDS encoding HPP family protein, which yields MKGLFWQIFDSFLNRSGITKADSQKLSSIPIRERFKVAAAAFLALLVVTYTSHLWLAPTPGTVMLASMGASAVLLFGLPNSPLARPWSFAAGHLIAGMIGLMCSQLFTDMALMAAVTIALVLLAMYFFECMHPPGGATALVPVIASHESLLDYQFLFTPLMLNVFTMLLMAMLLNRLILGHNYLPRLRKKYDPVHLHHDPSPLKRLGLQPEDILHALNHYSTIVDISEQDLERLYQEAQMHAVQRKLGDIRCKDIMSADLITVSPDTSLQEAWQRLKTHKIRMLPVTDSTQQLLGVITVADFLKALGLTDLWSATGQFSALASARAFKLQNKQVANLMVTEVRAVSADEPLISLIPMLSDQGLHHVPVLDNQQKLVGIVTQSDLIAALYAQHHDALLQGSDSD from the coding sequence ATGAAAGGGCTTTTCTGGCAGATCTTTGACAGCTTTCTTAACCGCTCGGGCATTACCAAAGCGGACAGCCAGAAACTCTCCAGTATCCCGATCAGAGAGCGATTTAAAGTCGCTGCGGCAGCATTTCTGGCCTTACTGGTGGTGACCTACACCAGTCATTTGTGGCTGGCACCCACACCAGGTACTGTGATGCTCGCTTCTATGGGCGCCTCAGCGGTATTGCTGTTCGGCCTGCCCAACAGCCCTCTGGCCAGACCCTGGTCGTTTGCCGCCGGGCATCTGATTGCCGGTATGATTGGGCTGATGTGCTCACAACTGTTTACCGACATGGCGCTGATGGCGGCAGTGACTATTGCACTGGTACTGCTGGCCATGTATTTCTTTGAGTGTATGCATCCACCCGGCGGAGCCACCGCACTGGTACCGGTGATCGCCAGTCATGAAAGCCTGTTGGACTACCAGTTTCTGTTTACCCCCCTGATGCTCAATGTTTTTACCATGTTGCTGATGGCAATGCTGCTGAACCGTCTGATCCTGGGCCATAATTACCTGCCCCGGCTCAGAAAAAAATATGATCCGGTACACCTGCACCATGATCCCAGTCCGTTAAAGCGGCTGGGGTTGCAACCGGAAGATATTCTGCACGCTCTGAATCATTATTCAACGATTGTGGACATCAGCGAGCAGGATCTGGAACGCCTGTATCAGGAGGCGCAGATGCATGCCGTACAGAGAAAGCTGGGTGATATTCGCTGCAAAGATATTATGTCCGCTGATCTGATCACCGTTTCCCCTGATACCTCTTTGCAGGAGGCATGGCAAAGACTTAAAACCCATAAAATCAGAATGCTGCCGGTTACCGATAGCACTCAGCAGCTGTTGGGGGTAATTACCGTGGCCGATTTTCTTAAAGCACTGGGGCTGACAGACCTGTGGTCCGCTACCGGACAATTCTCAGCTCTTGCCAGTGCCCGGGCATTTAAACTGCAGAACAAACAGGTCGCCAATCTGATGGTGACAGAAGTGCGGGCGGTCAGTGCCGATGAACCACTGATTTCACTGATCCCAATGCTCTCAGATCAGGGCTTACATCATGTGCCGGTACTGGATAACCAACAAAAACTGGTGGGGATCGTTACCCAATCGGATCTTATTGCTGCGCTGTACGCGCAGCATCATGATGCATTGTTACAGGGCAGCGACTCCGACTGA
- the nrdD gene encoding anaerobic ribonucleoside-triphosphate reductase: protein MLPLNPQQLQNKLDFIRDYQQAANAADGSKLDANANVTHKNIATLEAELMKDFFIQVNRAQVKNKIAELFDTQLADEYVRQIEDHEIYVHDETSLKPYCTSITMYPFLLKGLTELGGESKAPKHLESFCGSFVNLVFAISAQFAGAVATVEFLTYFDYFARKDYGDDYLNTHTKAVENHLQHVVYALNQPAAARGYQSVFWNISVYDSYYFDAMFGQFVFPDMSKPSWDSVNALQGFFLDWFNRERSKTILTFPVVTAAMLTKDGAVKDKAFARTCARNMSEGGSFFVYQSQSADSLASCCRLRNEISDNTFSYSLGAGGVATGSINVITINMNRLVQDGRDLACEVDKIQKYQVAYRKLMEEHQACGMLPVYDAGFISLDKQFLTIGVNGMVEAAEYLGIRPGLNQDYQRFIDEKLKVIYDANRIARKTWGYMFNTEFVPAENLGIKNANWDRKDGYQVPRDCYNSYFYVVEDEQINHLDKFVLHGEQMTRYLDGGSALHLNLEEKLSEQNFLNLYNIAAHTGCNYFCVNVRITICNDCEHIDKRSLVRCSDCGSEDIDYGTRVIGYLKRVSAFSEGRRTEHDLRHYHKQPARTLSGQAPSVSA from the coding sequence ATGTTGCCGCTTAACCCTCAGCAACTGCAAAACAAACTGGACTTTATCCGTGATTATCAACAGGCAGCTAATGCCGCCGATGGCTCGAAACTCGATGCCAACGCCAATGTCACCCACAAGAATATCGCCACGCTCGAAGCTGAACTGATGAAGGACTTCTTTATTCAGGTTAATCGCGCTCAGGTAAAGAACAAGATTGCCGAGCTGTTTGATACACAGCTGGCCGATGAGTATGTGCGCCAGATAGAAGACCATGAGATCTATGTGCATGATGAAACCAGCCTCAAACCCTATTGCACGTCGATTACTATGTATCCTTTTTTGCTCAAAGGGCTGACTGAACTCGGCGGTGAGTCAAAAGCGCCGAAGCATCTCGAGTCTTTCTGTGGCAGCTTTGTCAATCTGGTGTTTGCCATCAGCGCCCAATTCGCCGGTGCCGTGGCCACAGTAGAGTTCCTCACTTACTTTGATTACTTTGCCCGCAAAGACTACGGTGACGATTATCTGAATACCCATACCAAAGCGGTAGAGAATCATCTTCAGCATGTGGTCTATGCGCTGAATCAGCCTGCAGCGGCGCGGGGGTACCAGAGCGTATTCTGGAATATCTCTGTTTATGACAGTTACTATTTCGATGCCATGTTTGGCCAGTTTGTATTCCCGGATATGAGTAAACCGAGCTGGGATTCAGTGAATGCTTTGCAGGGCTTTTTTCTGGACTGGTTTAACCGCGAGCGTAGCAAGACCATTCTGACCTTCCCGGTGGTCACCGCGGCGATGCTGACCAAAGACGGGGCAGTAAAAGATAAAGCCTTTGCCCGCACCTGTGCCCGCAATATGAGCGAGGGCGGCTCATTTTTTGTGTATCAGTCGCAAAGTGCAGATTCACTGGCCTCCTGTTGCCGTTTGCGCAATGAAATCAGTGATAACACCTTTTCCTACAGTTTGGGGGCAGGGGGCGTAGCCACCGGCTCGATCAATGTGATTACGATCAATATGAACCGGCTGGTTCAGGATGGCCGCGATCTGGCATGTGAAGTGGACAAGATCCAAAAGTATCAGGTGGCCTACCGCAAACTGATGGAAGAGCATCAGGCCTGCGGCATGTTGCCGGTGTACGATGCCGGTTTTATCAGCCTGGATAAGCAGTTTCTGACCATAGGCGTGAATGGCATGGTGGAAGCGGCGGAATATCTGGGGATCAGACCGGGACTGAATCAGGACTACCAGCGCTTTATCGATGAGAAGTTAAAGGTGATCTATGACGCTAACCGGATAGCCCGTAAAACCTGGGGCTATATGTTTAATACCGAGTTTGTACCGGCGGAGAATCTGGGGATTAAAAACGCCAACTGGGACAGAAAAGACGGCTATCAGGTGCCAAGAGATTGCTACAACAGTTATTTCTATGTGGTAGAAGATGAGCAGATTAACCATCTGGATAAGTTTGTGCTGCATGGTGAACAGATGACCCGTTATCTGGACGGCGGCTCGGCCCTGCATCTGAACCTGGAAGAGAAACTCAGCGAGCAGAATTTTCTCAATCTGTACAACATCGCCGCCCATACCGGCTGCAATTATTTCTGTGTGAATGTGCGTATCACTATCTGTAATGACTGCGAGCATATCGACAAGCGCAGCCTGGTCCGTTGCAGTGATTGTGGCTCAGAAGATATCGACTATGGCACCCGTGTTATTGGTTACTTGAAGCGTGTGTCAGCATTCAGTGAGGGCAGACGCACAGAACATGATCTGCGCCACTATCATAAACAACCTGCAAGGACTCTGTCCGGGCAGGCACCATCGGTTTCAGCCTGA
- a CDS encoding AAA family ATPase has product MLYIFGGLPGTGKTELSRFLAARIGATFLRIDSIEQTLRDVGYTNLYDQGYQIAFKLALDNLRIGLPVVADSTNPVEESRRAWRDVAYQAGCEYREIEVTCSARDEHKDRVETRNSDIPTLKLPDWKSVVSREYDPWTTPRITIDTAGKTPEKSKKELLDLLKVNWSQI; this is encoded by the coding sequence ATGCTGTATATTTTTGGCGGATTGCCGGGCACAGGCAAAACCGAACTTTCAAGATTTCTGGCGGCGCGCATTGGTGCGACTTTTCTTCGTATCGACTCCATAGAGCAGACACTCCGGGATGTCGGTTATACAAACCTTTATGATCAAGGTTACCAGATCGCGTTCAAACTCGCGTTGGATAACCTGAGAATTGGGCTGCCAGTGGTTGCGGATTCGACCAATCCGGTAGAAGAGTCCAGAAGGGCCTGGCGTGATGTGGCGTATCAGGCAGGATGTGAATACAGGGAAATTGAAGTGACTTGCTCTGCCCGGGATGAGCACAAAGACAGAGTTGAGACCAGAAATTCAGATATTCCAACCCTTAAACTCCCTGACTGGAAAAGCGTTGTTTCCAGAGAGTACGACCCCTGGACGACGCCGAGAATAACGATAGATACTGCGGGTAAAACACCAGAGAAGAGTAAGAAGGAGCTACTTGACTTGCTCAAAGTGAATTGGTCTCAGATCTGA
- a CDS encoding bacteriohemerythrin — protein sequence MSDHQLLQWSEHFNLSGHQLINAQHHQLFGLVNQLYDLIHRGGDIESIISITRVLLQQTEGHFAEEETLFYRLPRDEQTLHLLHHKHYLEALSAFLERLNSGVDMSVESITDQLRSLADWYQSHVLHSDSKLVTNC from the coding sequence ATGTCTGACCATCAATTACTGCAGTGGTCTGAACATTTTAATCTGAGCGGACATCAGCTCATTAATGCTCAACATCACCAGCTTTTCGGGCTGGTGAATCAGCTCTATGACCTGATTCACCGAGGCGGGGATATCGAATCCATCATCTCGATTACCAGAGTACTACTCCAACAAACTGAAGGTCATTTTGCCGAGGAAGAAACGCTGTTTTACCGGCTGCCGCGAGACGAGCAGACCCTGCACCTGTTGCATCACAAACATTATCTGGAGGCGCTCAGCGCATTTCTCGAACGTCTGAACAGCGGCGTTGATATGTCAGTAGAGTCGATAACCGACCAGCTCCGCTCACTGGCTGACTGGTATCAGTCCCATGTTTTGCACAGTGACAGCAAGCTGGTTACAAACTGCTGA
- the ubiT gene encoding ubiquinone anaerobic biosynthesis accessory factor UbiT, which produces MINFPVEPVTLLRPAVRLLSRIPAMVQQPCAGRLLNLALHQPLDEGELDFLAGKVIRITLTDIPKSWFISLRDKRLEVHLCGKEDACISGELENFLALACQQVDPDTLFFQRKLCISGDTELGLYVKNLLDSLELDSLPALFARPLQYYARRFDPKEASHA; this is translated from the coding sequence ATGATTAACTTTCCTGTAGAGCCCGTTACGTTGCTCAGACCCGCTGTAAGACTGCTGAGCAGGATACCGGCAATGGTACAACAGCCCTGTGCCGGCAGATTACTGAATCTGGCGCTACACCAGCCCCTTGATGAGGGGGAGCTGGATTTTCTGGCAGGCAAAGTAATCAGAATCACCCTCACTGACATCCCCAAAAGCTGGTTTATCAGCCTGCGAGACAAGCGTCTGGAGGTGCATTTGTGTGGCAAAGAAGATGCCTGTATCAGTGGTGAGCTGGAGAATTTTCTGGCCCTGGCCTGTCAGCAGGTCGACCCTGATACGCTGTTCTTCCAGCGTAAGTTGTGTATCAGTGGTGATACCGAGCTGGGCCTGTATGTAAAAAACCTGCTCGATAGCCTGGAGCTTGACTCACTACCAGCACTGTTTGCCCGGCCACTGCAATACTACGCCAGGCGCTTCGATCCTAAGGAGGCATCCCATGCATAA
- the tatA gene encoding twin-arginine translocase TatA/TatE family subunit, which translates to MGLSVWQIALVVMLFLLLFGRGKIPALMSDLAEGIRGFKQGMQDKDEQSAVNNPDSDIVRTKTDATKALRNEEDSTSDTDKPAAASLSKEHTS; encoded by the coding sequence GTGGGACTCAGTGTGTGGCAAATTGCTTTAGTAGTTATGTTATTTCTTTTACTGTTCGGACGGGGCAAGATCCCAGCGCTGATGAGTGATCTGGCCGAAGGTATTCGTGGTTTCAAGCAGGGTATGCAAGACAAGGATGAACAAAGTGCTGTCAATAACCCGGATTCCGATATTGTCAGGACGAAGACCGACGCGACAAAAGCTCTGAGAAACGAAGAGGATTCAACGTCAGACACGGACAAACCAGCCGCAGCATCGCTGTCTAAAGAGCACACCAGCTAA
- a CDS encoding GNAT family N-acetyltransferase has translation MSINFRPLTKYDANYLKVIDLYKEAFPGAQHIPTWILRYKLRNGKAGFNVLYAQDTWIGLIYITEYQDIVFVHFLAISESCRSGGYGSKVMDSLKEMYSGKRIVLNIEVIDKKGKNYQQRVKRKAFYENNGFTSSGYIVKEPAERLEMLILSGNITKEEIEAMYKDLFGGILGFIFRPKVIKVEGAQNSVSA, from the coding sequence ATGAGCATTAATTTTCGACCACTTACCAAATATGACGCTAACTATTTGAAGGTTATTGATCTTTATAAAGAAGCGTTCCCGGGAGCTCAACACATACCAACATGGATACTTCGATATAAACTGAGAAATGGGAAGGCAGGTTTTAACGTTCTTTATGCACAGGATACCTGGATTGGCCTCATCTATATCACTGAGTATCAAGACATTGTATTTGTACATTTTTTGGCGATATCTGAATCGTGCCGTTCAGGTGGTTACGGAAGCAAGGTAATGGATTCTTTGAAAGAAATGTATTCTGGAAAAAGAATTGTACTGAACATTGAAGTGATTGATAAAAAAGGGAAAAACTATCAGCAGAGGGTAAAGCGTAAAGCATTTTATGAGAATAACGGGTTCACTTCTTCCGGATATATTGTGAAGGAGCCTGCGGAACGACTTGAGATGCTGATACTTAGCGGAAACATCACTAAGGAAGAGATAGAAGCAATGTACAAGGATCTCTTTGGTGGCATTCTTGGTTTTATTTTCAGGCCCAAGGTTATAAAAGTCGAGGGTGCTCAAAACTCTGTGTCAGCCTGA
- the ubiU gene encoding ubiquinone anaerobic biosynthesis protein UbiU — protein MELLCPAGSMPALKKAVTEGADAVYIGLKDDTNARHFAGLNFTGDKLSKAADYLHQHGKKLHIAINTFAHPDGWRRWQYAVDSAVDNGADTLILADLAVLEYACDTYPQLDLHLSVQASATNTVAINFYQQQFNVSRVVLPRVLSIHQVKQLARQTTVELEVFAYGSLCIMAEGRCYLSSYMTGESPNTAGACSPASFVRWQETEQGLESRLNDVLIDRYKKHENAGYPTLCKGRFEVEGNVYHALEEPTSLNTLDLLPELMQCGISAVKIEGRQRSPAYVEQVTRIWRQAIDACARDSGNFNPQPAWNQGLQAVSEGSQTSLGAYHRKWQ, from the coding sequence ATGGAGCTATTATGTCCGGCGGGCAGTATGCCGGCCCTGAAAAAGGCGGTGACTGAGGGTGCCGATGCGGTATATATCGGCCTCAAAGATGACACCAACGCCCGGCATTTTGCCGGTCTTAACTTTACCGGTGATAAACTCTCAAAAGCCGCAGATTACCTGCACCAGCATGGCAAAAAGCTGCACATTGCTATCAATACCTTTGCGCATCCGGACGGCTGGCGGCGCTGGCAATATGCGGTGGATAGCGCCGTTGATAATGGCGCGGATACCTTGATTCTGGCCGACCTGGCGGTGCTTGAGTATGCCTGTGATACCTACCCGCAACTGGATCTGCATCTTTCCGTGCAGGCCTCTGCCACCAACACAGTAGCAATCAACTTCTACCAGCAACAATTTAATGTCAGCCGGGTGGTGCTACCCAGGGTGCTGTCAATTCATCAGGTCAAACAACTGGCCCGGCAAACCACGGTGGAGCTGGAAGTCTTTGCCTATGGCAGCCTGTGTATTATGGCCGAAGGCCGCTGTTATTTATCTTCCTATATGACAGGTGAGTCTCCCAATACGGCCGGCGCCTGTTCACCGGCTTCTTTTGTGCGCTGGCAGGAAACCGAACAGGGGCTGGAGTCCCGGTTAAATGATGTGTTGATCGATCGTTACAAAAAACACGAAAACGCCGGCTATCCAACACTCTGTAAGGGCCGTTTTGAAGTGGAAGGTAATGTCTATCACGCCCTTGAAGAGCCTACCAGCCTGAATACGCTGGATTTACTGCCAGAGCTGATGCAGTGCGGTATCAGCGCGGTGAAGATCGAGGGGCGCCAGCGCAGCCCGGCCTATGTTGAGCAGGTGACCCGCATCTGGCGACAGGCCATTGATGCCTGTGCCCGTGACAGCGGTAATTTTAATCCACAACCGGCCTGGAATCAGGGCCTGCAAGCGGTATCCGAAGGCAGCCAGACCTCTTTGGGTGCGTATCACAGAAAATGGCAGTAG
- a CDS encoding 4Fe-4S cluster-binding domain-containing protein: MLLPTKKPFNSFPPQICFQEVPDEVSLAFTITGCPLACAGCHSRDTWDPDKGRRLAMPHSKSGLSDISI; this comes from the coding sequence ATGTTGTTACCTACAAAAAAACCCTTCAACAGCTTTCCCCCGCAAATCTGTTTTCAGGAAGTGCCCGATGAAGTTTCTCTGGCCTTTACCATAACCGGCTGTCCTCTGGCCTGTGCGGGTTGTCATAGCCGTGATACCTGGGATCCCGACAAGGGGAGGCGCTTAGCGATGCCGCATTCAAAGTCTGGCTTGAGCGATATCAGCATCTGA
- a CDS encoding U32 family peptidase — protein sequence MQYSLGPILYFWPKNQVEEFYQQAMQSSADVIYLGETVCSKRRELKTKDWVALARELAGKGKQVVLSTMALLEAPSEVKTLKTYCDNGDILIEANDVGAIQLLSEQGKPFVAGPAINCYSQHSLHRLLKLGMQRWVMPVELSRDWLQNILSGCDELGIRNQFEVEVFGYGYLPLAYSARCFTARSENRPKDQCELCCINYPNGRLTRSQEGQELFVLNGIQTQSGQCYNLINDLAGMHNLVDVVRLSPLSADTLDWLEKFRANKNGQCPQTVERDCNGYWHSIAGMNLATP from the coding sequence ATGCAGTATTCATTAGGCCCCATTCTGTATTTCTGGCCTAAAAATCAGGTGGAAGAATTTTATCAACAGGCGATGCAAAGCAGTGCCGATGTCATTTATCTCGGCGAAACCGTGTGCTCCAAGCGCCGGGAGCTGAAAACCAAAGACTGGGTGGCACTGGCGCGGGAGCTGGCCGGTAAAGGTAAACAGGTGGTGCTGTCCACCATGGCGCTGCTGGAAGCGCCTTCCGAAGTCAAAACCTTAAAAACCTATTGTGACAATGGCGATATTCTGATCGAGGCCAATGATGTGGGCGCCATTCAGTTGCTGTCAGAGCAGGGTAAGCCGTTTGTGGCAGGCCCGGCGATTAACTGTTACAGCCAGCACAGTTTACACCGTTTATTAAAGCTGGGGATGCAGCGCTGGGTGATGCCGGTGGAACTGTCCAGAGATTGGCTGCAAAACATACTGAGCGGCTGTGACGAGCTGGGGATCAGAAACCAGTTTGAAGTGGAAGTGTTTGGCTATGGCTATCTGCCTCTGGCTTATTCGGCCCGCTGTTTTACCGCCCGTTCCGAAAACCGCCCCAAGGATCAGTGTGAACTGTGCTGCATTAACTACCCCAACGGGCGTCTGACCCGCTCTCAGGAAGGGCAGGAGCTGTTTGTATTAAACGGTATTCAGACCCAGTCGGGCCAGTGCTACAACCTGATTAATGATCTTGCCGGTATGCACAATCTGGTGGACGTGGTGCGTTTAAGCCCCTTGTCAGCTGATACCCTGGACTGGCTGGAGAAGTTTCGGGCTAATAAGAACGGGCAATGCCCCCAAACAGTAGAGCGCGACTGTAACGGTTACTGGCACAGTATCGCCGGCATGAACCTGGCTACTCCATAG